A window of the Microbacterium sp. AZCO genome harbors these coding sequences:
- a CDS encoding GntR family transcriptional regulator, which translates to MTVQEQFPSEMSGHALVDDIAAKIRARIMSGEIAIGSQLRQAELANDFGVSRTPVREALRQLQTGGLIDVVPNRGAVVRVPAPWEVREAYQVRAELEALAASLSIAQASQSDIEKLRNANRAMYDRSVAESDETRSAALNSRRENDIFHSTIAELSGNARLARAIDEINETFPRNVSAQLLVNDARHREENFHEHERILDALERGDAEAARAEMREHVLKAGEQLARWYERRSSIVYKG; encoded by the coding sequence ATGACTGTCCAGGAGCAGTTCCCGTCGGAGATGTCCGGCCACGCTCTTGTCGACGACATCGCCGCGAAGATCCGCGCGCGCATCATGTCCGGCGAGATCGCCATCGGCTCGCAGCTGCGGCAGGCCGAGCTGGCCAACGACTTCGGCGTGAGCCGCACGCCGGTGCGCGAGGCGCTGCGGCAGCTCCAGACCGGCGGTCTCATCGACGTCGTGCCCAATCGCGGCGCCGTCGTGCGCGTCCCCGCCCCGTGGGAGGTCCGTGAGGCCTATCAGGTGCGCGCCGAGCTCGAGGCCCTCGCGGCATCGCTCTCCATCGCGCAGGCCTCGCAGTCCGACATCGAGAAGCTCCGCAACGCCAACCGCGCGATGTACGACCGGTCGGTCGCCGAGAGCGACGAGACGCGCAGCGCGGCCCTGAACAGCAGGCGCGAGAACGACATCTTCCACAGCACGATCGCCGAGCTCTCGGGGAATGCCCGGCTCGCCCGCGCGATCGACGAGATCAACGAGACGTTCCCGCGCAACGTGTCCGCGCAGCTCCTCGTGAACGACGCGCGTCACCGCGAGGAGAACTTCCACGAGCACGAGCGCATCCTCGACGCGCTCGAGCGCGGCGACGCCGAGGCCGCGCGCGCCGAGATGCGGGAGCACGTCCTCAAGGCCGGAGAGCAGCTGGCCCGCTGGTACGAGCGGCGCTCCTCGATCGTCTACAAGGGCTGA